One Callithrix jacchus isolate 240 chromosome 4, calJac240_pri, whole genome shotgun sequence genomic window, TCACATTAATTATATGTGTATTAAGTTCTGGTTTTTACAAGACAACACTGATAACCTTAGAGGTGAACCTCTAATATGTAAGAGTATTGATAGTACAGTATTGATAATATACTATTACttggtatgttttatatatatatatatagtacactattacatggtatatatattatatatatataatattatatatataatataatatatattatattatatatattatatattttatatatatataatatgatattatatatataatatcatattatatattatatataccatgtaataGTATTGATATACTATCAATACTATTTGGGATAGATGATCTAGAGCTTGATAAACCAGGTCTAAATTTGAGTCTCAATTAAATTCTGACCTTATCAGCTCCTCTTCCAGATGGCTCTCTGTTGCAAATCTTCTCCTGTCTAAACATCATGTCTTCCTTTTACGTGTCTGTTTGACATTGCCCCTTGTGTGCTGACCCATTTACAAAGTATCAGCCCCTACATTTAAAATCCAAGAGAATTCTCTCCAGTGACTCATTACCCTCTCTATATTAATTAAGATCAAGAGAGGAGTCTGGCCTGGTGATATGCACAGCATTAAACAAAATGGCTCCAATCTTCCTGAACAGCTGCTGTCTTTCATTAACTTTAAGTAGAAACAATGGCATGATGCCTCCTCCTATACTGAGACCATcgttactttttaattaaatggctaatagaaatttaaaatataataatctctCAATGGTAACCTTACCACTTAAGCCAAAATtaatattagtttatttattttatctttcagcAAGCCTTAATTTTCCATCACATTGAGACAAAAGACTCAAAAATACTCTCTCCaggatacaaaagaaaaattttttctttccatcccTTACATTATTCTCTATTGCAAGTAGAAAGAAATACTGTTTAATGGACTAATAATTTCAAGGAGCCTTGAAAATCATTTCTCTAAATCAAGAAGGGCGAGACGTTTCATCACTATTATCCCTTCAAATGCATCTTTGGCTGCTAGGAATCTTTCCCTGTCTCCAATTGCACGCTTGCCCCCAGCCATTGAAGCTCTCAACTCACCACTTGCAGTTCCCCAGAAGCAAGATTAACAAACCTGAAAGATGATCACTAACAAAATAATCATCCCTAATTTACTACTCTCATTTGTTCTATACTATATTCTTTCTCCATAAAATATAGATGATCAAAAGATTAGCCGGTGcaaaaactcattttataagacagGAAACTAAGTCTCAAAGAGGTGATGTACTTAAGGGCATGGGTAGTTAGTGGCAGATTCACAATGAAAACAAAGGTGTCCTCTCATTCAGTGTTCTAGGCACTCTAATGCCAGGTCCAGCCTGCTCTCTACCTCAAGACTCTCGGATCAAAACCTGAGCCAGCTACCTCTGCAGACAAATGCAGAGGAAGAGCCCTCTCCACCATACACATACTCTTAAAATCCCAGCTGCTCTTCCAGGGGCCACAAGCTTCCAGCTCAAGCAAACATCTGGGAAATCAGCCATACTCAAGGCTGGACACACTCGGCTCCAACTGCCATgtgaaaatgattatttttataattttgtgaaaATCCATCTTATTTTCCCATTCTTATTTTAAAGCAAGGGCTGGCATTTCAAAGCATACCACACAGGCTAAATTACACAGGCACAGGAGGCAAGACTAAGGAAGACAGCTAGAGTTAGCTTCTCCCTCTTCAACTTcagtcaaaataattaacagcaaGCACATTCTCCTCCCCTTCTTTTTTGCCAGAAAGCAACAACAAGGAATCCTCCACTCCAGGGTGATCCAGAATAGGCTATAGCTTCACCACACTATATTCCAAAGGATCAGAATGCAGAGCCAAGGCACTAGACAACTCAGTAGGGTTTTGGGATGCAGGTGGGTTCTAAGAATAACATAGAAAATTCAGAACTTCTCAAATAGCATTATTCATACTGTCAATGAATCAAAATGTTGAACAGTTACTATTTTCTAGACACTATGCTAAGAGATACAAAGACCAGTAAGACTACTTGTCTTCAGATAGCTTGCAATCTAGCAAGAAATGGCCTACAATGAAAACAAGAAAgtcaatatgtaaataaaatgcaTGCAATATACAAGAAATATGCAGGAACAGCCCCGTTATCAGAGAGGGACAAGCAACACAAAAGCGGTCTGTGAAGACCCATGTTGTCTAAAGGGCCACATTAGGCACCACAGGAGTCACAAAGATGAAGAACATACTGGCCTTGAAGGCTGACAGTACAatctaaacatggaaataaatacATGTCTTACCCATAGCTTTTAAAGCTAAATAAAACACactagaaaatgaaacaaaagttaCTAGAGAGGTATGTGATGGATGAAACTATTTATTCCAACTGAGGTAATCAAGAGAAATCTCCAGACCTAGAAGATACGTTTAAACAGGATTTTGAAGGACAAGTAGCATTTTGATAACCTGAGGATGGGGAAGGGCATTTCAGAGAAAATACCTTAAAAAGGGTGAGTCAGCTTTGAAAGAAGGCCTGGAGAAAGATCAGGACCCCATCAGGCCAGGTcctggggcatggtgggaggtaagGCTAGAAAGGAAGTTAAACAAACTCAAATAATTCAAATGCTAAGAGGCTTTTACACTTTATTCTGTATGCAAGCTAATGGCAAAAGAAAAGCCACAATGAGAGCCATGCTTTGAGAATCATTATTGCAAGAATGTGGAAGATGGTCTGAGGGAAGCAATTGGGAAAAGCAGGCATAGCTCATCCAAGTGGATGAGAGTCTGAGTTAGAGGAAACCTGTGAAAAGATGATGTGAGAGACACTGCAGCTTCTGAGATTGCTGCCTGGTCATGTGTagaggaagggcaggagggcTCACAGTGACTCTTGTCTTGAAAAGTAGGTAGACAGTGATGCCAACATCAGGACCAAGGAAGTCACTTGAAGCTGTATCCTACTTTCTCTTCCATCTGTATCTGCTTCACCATCAAGGATATCTACCATTACCACTGAAATTCAAGTGCGTATGGTCTCCCTCATTCATCAGTCAGGGTTTATCTGGCCAGGAAACAGAAGCCCCTTCAGGCATTTGCAAAATAGGGAGTTTGACTCAGAGAACTGGTCACACTGGTAATTGAGATTGCCATCAGCAAGAGGCTGTTACCATCCCAAGGCTGCAGGGACAAAGGGATTGGAGCAGTCctccaggagactgaggaaggaagcTCCTGGCTTCTCCCACTTTCCACTTTTACTCACCTGTTCCCCAGTTCCCCTTTGGCTGAGCCCAACTGAAATCCAACTGACAGGGGAGTTTGAGTAAGTAGCCTCCAGGGTCAGCCTTCTGAGTTACAGGTagagcagggcagggaggaaTGGATCTCAGGACAAACAGGTCCAGGATCCAGCAAACTTATTTTACAATCCAGACATTGAGTTGGAACTACTGGCCAGCCTCTCTGAGTTAGCATGTAGAATATGGGATACCAGCTGAGTATCTGAGAGGCATCATTCACCTCAATGGGGGTAGGGGCAGAGTAGGGTGACATCTAGCCAGCCACATCTACATCCACTGGCCCTTCCTTGTCCTAGTCCTCTGTATTCCTGAGAAGGAACTATTCTCAAGGACCTGAGTCCAAGTTCATCTTATTTAGAGTAGAGAGAAAAGAATAGCTaactccttctctctttccttgttATCCCCCCTCATGTCTCCTCTCCCTTCTAGTTCTCATCACTCTCTACTCACTACTGCCCTCCTTTTCTCCATCTTCATCACCTATGTCCAGTCTCCACCCCCATGTTCAATTCCCTCCTCACTTTGCCCCGCCACCTCCCCTCACTCTCTCCTCTCCATCTTATTCCTTTGGAAGAACTGCATGAGATGGAGGCTCAAAACACCAAGTTGCTTAGTAGCACGCAGAGTTATAATATGCCTTTAACAGTAAATCTCGTGTCTCTTGAACCTAGTTATTTATCCCTTGAGCAGAGTAGATAGTCAACAAGAGAATTGTTGAACTCAATTAAATAGGATATATTGTGtcattattatttaattcatttttttttttatttatatgatgGGAACTTGAGTAGTTTCTGGAATTGTCTCTACAATACCTGGCCAAGGAATCTGTGAGGAAAAGAAAGATCAAATGGAAAATCAAGGTGCATGACACCATAAGACCTACATGGTATGTCAAACTTTTATTTCCccataaacaattaaaatagagCATAGCTCTTCTGGCAGCTGTATATATGTTCATACATACATGATATAGACCCAGAGCATATCACCTTTGCTCAGCTTCTAACAAGTAAGAATGAAGAGAGGACATGGTCTTTAGGAACATGAGTTTCTACCCTTCCATTTTCCTTCAGAAGAAGAGGTTCTATGACCTCATTTGGGGCGGAAATTTTAACCAAAATGGTGTCACCCCTGAACCCACTGTGACACGTCACGTAAGTGACCACAGAAGGCAAAAAGCCCTATAAAAAGAGAGGTGATAGTGCTACATTCTGTCCATCTCATAGCAGGCACAAACTCATCCATCCCCAGCTGATTGGAAGAAGCAACGATGACTCCTGGGAAGACCTCATTGGTGGTGAGTCCTGCACTAACGTGCAATGCTCTTGTTGATCTGGACCAGATAATATTTCCAGATCTTAGGCATGAAATGCTGGGTTCTGACTGTGGAGATCCAGGAATACTGTGTATGTAGGATAGGAAATGAAAGCCTTGGTAGATATTTACGCCATTGTGCAGCATTTTCAAGAACTGATAtacagcagtttgaaagataagaTTAAAACTGAAAGATAGCTATATTTGGGCTAAACCACACAAGAAGTGTCACATGGTGCTGTgcagtaagaaagaaaatttgttgAAAGTCTGTTTTCCTGAGTACAAAGCATTTAGTATAATTCTCCCACGGCATTTTTCTTtaatcctttttctttaaaatgggtCACTATCCTTAAGATTTTGAAAGCCATAGCAGCGACTTCGGTTCCACTATCTCATACCATATTCTCGATACATCAAAACTATGTATTCTAACTTGATATATGTATAACTGTGTTTTAGGATAAATGggtttatatgtttttaatatttaacttcaagtatcttttttgaaatCTGATTTTATTATAGACTCAATACATGTTAAGTTTAGACCAACTGGAAAATACATCTAAGAAAACATGAAGGAGATGGAGTTTTTAGTCGGACGTCTGCCAGCAGCACCAACAGCATTTGTAGCATGACTATTGATACCACATAGATTTTCTATAGCTCTTTCTTTCAGTGTGAATGTTTGAGTGCACATTGAGTTTCACAGAATGTGGGACTGAGAACAGTGGTGCAGGAGATCACTGCTACCTCAAAAATCAAAGTCATTATTCTTTCACAGACCTGACAATGATGCATGTGCTCATAGGCTGAGGACATGGCATGACTCGacatttttactaaaattattgCCAGCCAATGGATAACATGTCTTTTCTAAGTCAAAAGAAGAATGTTAaacctggtttttaaaaaaatttaaaagccatgGTGTTAACATTATATTGGTCATCTACCTAGATTTTTCTTTAACTGATCTGAAAATGTAGTATAGATTGTCCTGGTATGTTCTCTATCATTAGCAATGCATCATCATCACAATTAAATTTATCAAAAAGAACCATGTAGTAATCCAATCTCCAACTTTTCCCTCCTTTCCCATCCAATTCTagtcactgctgctgctgctgatcctGGAGGCCATAGTGAAGGCAGGAATTGCAAGCCCGCAAAACCCAGGATGCCCAAATGCTGAGGACAAGAACTTCCCCCGGACTGTGATGGTCAACCTGAACATCCGTAACCGGAATACCAATTCCAAAAGGGCCTCAGATTACTACAACCGATCCTCCTCACCTTGGAATCTCCAGTACGTAAGGGTTCCAGATAAAAATGCTATATTATTCATCCTTCTTATGCATCAGACTGCCGGTTAAATCTCCTTAAGgatgattttattcatttagaaTTACCAGTCAAATCTGGAAGGACCACTGTGCAGAGGAGCGATTCTCAAACTTTCTACACATTTCTTTAACAAAGCACAGGACAGCTCCAATAACCTCTATCCTATTAGAGCTAATTGTCACTGACACCAATAACCAACCCAAATTAATTATTCTAACATTTGCAAGACCTCAAgtctattgtttatttattcaaaaagtagacatttatcaaacaggattaatgtttttattctcttaaccAGCACTACCTTTGGAAAGGTTTATTGCAAATAATTAGTacttagtgttttctttttctcttttgcatatttttgtttttgaatcccAGTGGAATAGTATCACTGGGGTATTTCTACACTGTTGTGTGTTACATAGTCTTGATCTGCTTCCTAATGTACCTGTGCTTGCTGTGTCCTTAGTATACCCAGTATTTAGACCCCATCAAGGGttaaatacaaaatgtattttaatcatTTGACTTTATACAAATAAGTCTCAGTTCTGTGGAGCCTACAGATTGGTCTGATTGTAGGAGTTCTTCTCCTCTTCCCATTACTaagaagaatcaaaataaatcaattCAAAAGTCAAAGCAAATCATTCACTCAGctaaaagagagaaggaagagaaggttaTAAAGACACTTAACATCAAGTCAGATAAACAGCTATCTTATTCTAGATGATTCCAAGTCTACTATTCCTTTGGTCTTCTTCTGTCTGTCAAATATGCCctaaaaaattatcatttgtgTCAAACTTAAATTCTTTCTGTGGTCTCAATCTAccttcttttattcattcttcaaataaattgaagaaaaactgatcattgtcttcttttctaaaacGATTCATGTGcttgaaaaaatccaaaattgtCTCCAAAGTTCTTCTTCAAACTAACATCACTTAAAGAATTTGCAATGTCTATAATTTGTCACCCTGTGAACTTGCCTCTCTTCATGTATTCCTGTTCTACTTCTTTCCCACTTTACCAGAAATTCACTTTCCTCCTGATTTTTCTCCCCTCTGCAGCCGCAATGAGGACCCTGAGAGATATCCGTCTGTGATCTGGGAGGCGAAGTGCCGCCACTTGGGCTGTGTCGATGCTGATGGGAACGTGGACTACCACATGAACTCAGTCCCCATCCAGCAAGAGATCCTGGTCCTGCGCAGGGAGCCTCGGCACTGCACCAACTCCTTCCGGCTGGAGAAGATGCTGGTGTCCGTGGGCTGCACCTGCGTCACCCCCATTGTCCGCCATGTGGCCTAAGAGCTTTGGTTCAAATCCCACACTCTCCAAAGCAGTTAGGCTTTCTGGAGAGCTGGCCCGGCCCCTCAGGAACCCTTATCCTTCAAAGACACAGCCCCATTTCTGACTAAACTGATTAGAGGTCTTACAACAGTTCATCCAATTGAAGCTTCAGAGGTAATGCTTGGTTAAGAGATGAGATCTGAATTATCTTTCCCTCTTTCCAAGAAAGAAGGTTTAGAACTAAGTACTAGTTTGCTTCTTATACACTTTTCTAAAGGCTTTaagatatttatgtatttaatatgcCCTGAGATAAATTTGGGATATaagatttcattttaatgaattatctactttattttttatgtctttttaaagaaacaagacTTCGGGCTTGggaactttattatttaaaaggtataacctttatttatttgagcTATTTAAGGtcctatttatgttttattatttagaaaaaaggtGAAAAAGTGTGATTATCAGTTCTGCCTAGGGAAATGCTAGATAGAATTAAATAGTAGTGGAAAATTTCTGAGTCTTTACAACATACGGATATAGCATTTCCTCCTCTTCgtcttttaaaagttaaagcaTGCCTGAAAAGAAAGATTAAACCGactttcatatttattaatttaaattttttaacttgtTGAGGTTTTACAAGCGATACAGCAAGTCTAACTCTGTTCTGTTAAACCCTTACAATAAAATCCCTCTGTGATAATAAAGTTTggtaagaaaatgtttctttattcattcatttgtttattcatttagcaaACTCAGCTCTTCTCTATTGGGAAGAGTTACACATATTCTTCTATAAGCAAAACAAAGCATGCCTTTGAGTAACAATGACCGGGAAACACCCAATTCCAAGTTCTCCATTTCACAGGCCTTCAAGACTGACAACCAAGGCTTTCATACTGTTAGTCAATGCTGTAGACAGAAGCATTTTGAAaggaattaattaaataaaataatggcccTGAGGAATGGCATGTCATTACTAAGATCATATGGGGAAAATGAAACTCTCCCCAAAATACAAGAAGTTCTGGGAAAACACATTGTTTTCAGACTACAGCGTCCAGTCTGTCCCCTGTACTCAGGCTTCCTTTGGAGATTAAGGCCCCTCAGTGATCAAcagacaaatatttttctcttcctcaagCCACACTCCTAGGGCCTGGCTTCTGTCTGATCAAGGCACCCCACAACCCAAAAAGGAGCTGATGGAGCAGAATGAACTTTAAGTATGAGAAAAGTTCAgcccaagtaaaataaaaactcaatcaCATTCAATTCCAGAGTAGTTTCAAGTTTCACATCGTAACCATTTTCGCCCCCATCGCCCAGCGTGCTATCTTGCCCTACTTCTGAAGGCCTCTGGAAATTCTCAGGCCGCTCCGCAGCCTCCCTGCTTGTTG contains:
- the IL17A gene encoding interleukin-17A: MTPGKTSLVSLLLLLILEAIVKAGIASPQNPGCPNAEDKNFPRTVMVNLNIRNRNTNSKRASDYYNRSSSPWNLHRNEDPERYPSVIWEAKCRHLGCVDADGNVDYHMNSVPIQQEILVLRREPRHCTNSFRLEKMLVSVGCTCVTPIVRHVA